A portion of the Sphingobacterium spiritivorum genome contains these proteins:
- a CDS encoding NAD(P)-binding domain-containing protein, producing the protein MVKNLRFKTKIVVIGAGQAGLSSAYHLKKMGLEIGRDFIILDEAPNPGGAWQFRWSSLTLSTVNKIHDLPGMSFEETLDTDEKEVQANVAVPHYFDAYEKEFGLQVYRPLKVETVYKHENRFYIDTTDTLFSALGIINATGTWENPYIPEYPGQNLFKGEQLHTKDFRNADYFRGKHVVIVGGGISAIQLLDEISKVTSTTWVTRRPPVFREGPFDDVAGHEAVAMVDERVRQGLIPLSVVSVTGLPYSEAVRDMEKRGVLNRFPMFSEITASGVKWEDGREQNADVILWNTGFKGSLEHLNPVVPGEDGGGILMDGRLATQVAKEPRIHLVGYGPSASTIGANRAGGAAARELIKTLGL; encoded by the coding sequence ATGGTAAAAAATCTCCGCTTTAAAACTAAGATTGTTGTTATTGGTGCCGGTCAGGCTGGTCTTTCATCAGCTTATCATCTCAAAAAAATGGGTCTGGAAATTGGCCGGGATTTTATTATTCTCGACGAAGCTCCGAATCCGGGTGGTGCATGGCAATTTAGGTGGTCCTCACTTACACTGAGTACAGTCAATAAGATTCACGACCTGCCGGGAATGTCTTTTGAAGAAACGCTGGATACTGATGAAAAGGAAGTACAGGCTAATGTCGCTGTTCCGCATTATTTTGATGCCTATGAAAAAGAATTCGGGTTGCAGGTATATCGCCCTTTAAAGGTCGAAACCGTCTATAAGCATGAAAATAGATTTTATATAGATACAACTGACACGCTTTTTTCTGCCCTGGGTATTATAAATGCCACAGGAACCTGGGAAAATCCTTATATCCCGGAATACCCGGGACAAAATTTATTTAAGGGAGAGCAGTTACATACCAAAGATTTCAGGAATGCGGATTACTTCCGGGGCAAGCATGTTGTTATTGTTGGTGGTGGTATTTCTGCCATTCAGCTACTGGATGAAATCTCTAAAGTCACTTCGACTACATGGGTTACACGCCGCCCTCCGGTATTCAGAGAAGGCCCGTTCGATGATGTTGCCGGACATGAAGCTGTAGCTATGGTGGACGAACGGGTGAGGCAGGGATTGATACCGCTGTCCGTGGTATCTGTAACCGGATTGCCCTATTCTGAAGCTGTTCGGGACATGGAAAAGCGTGGCGTACTGAATCGGTTCCCGATGTTTAGTGAGATAACGGCTTCCGGTGTAAAATGGGAAGACGGGAGAGAACAAAATGCAGACGTTATACTTTGGAATACGGGCTTCAAAGGATCGCTTGAGCACTTGAATCCGGTAGTTCCAGGAGAGGACGGTGGTGGAATCCTGATGGATGGAAGACTGGCAACCCAGGTTGCAAAAGAACCCCGGATTCATCTGGTAGGTTACGGTCCCTCCGCCTCTACAATCGGTGCAAACCGGGCGGGAGGAGCTGCTGCCAGAGAACTTATCAAGACATTAGGGTTGTAA
- a CDS encoding CAP domain-containing protein, with translation MNKRGLFILLGSIYLGLCAISCEKSVDNKEAEPTEDQTQTDKNKSEIKTNLDNTLILQLVNKVRVGGCECTDKDTKQVDRMPAVPALIWNEKLAGTAVKHAQDMETRNYFSHTSPEGETFGQRLKNNGYNYRLAAENIARGQRTEAEVVEAWLNSYGHCKNIMLADVKEMGAARSPGAGFYWVQLFGTQLQ, from the coding sequence ATGAACAAAAGGGGATTATTCATACTCTTAGGGAGTATTTATTTAGGGCTTTGTGCAATATCCTGTGAAAAATCGGTAGATAATAAAGAAGCTGAGCCAACCGAAGATCAGACACAGACTGATAAAAATAAATCTGAAATTAAAACAAATTTAGATAATACACTTATCCTGCAGCTGGTCAATAAGGTTAGAGTAGGAGGCTGTGAATGTACAGACAAAGATACTAAGCAGGTGGACAGAATGCCTGCGGTACCGGCACTCATCTGGAATGAAAAACTGGCCGGCACAGCTGTTAAGCATGCGCAGGATATGGAAACAAGAAATTACTTTTCTCACACAAGTCCCGAAGGAGAAACCTTTGGCCAACGGTTGAAAAATAACGGATACAATTACCGTCTGGCGGCAGAGAATATTGCCAGAGGACAGCGTACAGAAGCGGAAGTGGTAGAAGCCTGGTTAAACAGTTATGGTCACTGTAAGAACATTATGCTGGCAGATGTCAAAGAAATGGGAGCAGCCCGTTCACCCGGAGCTGGTTTTTATTGGGTACAATTGTTTGGAACTCAATTACAATAA
- a CDS encoding LLM class flavin-dependent oxidoreductase, with amino-acid sequence MKKIGFLSFGHWANHPAYSTQTASDTLLQSIDLAVAAEELGIDGAYFRVHHFAKQLASPFPLLSAIGARTSKIEIGTGVIDMRYENPLYMVEDAGAADLISGGRLQLGISRGSPEQVIDGWRYFGYALSEGETDADMGRRKALEFLEGLQGKGFAEPNPYPMFPNPPGLLRLEPHSEGLRDRIWWGAASNATAVWAAQNGMLLQSSTLKYDESGKPFHVQQAEQIRLYKEAWKEAGHTREPRVSVSRSIFALVNDQDRYYFGHEAERDDKIGMIEADKRAIFGRSYAAEPDQLIRELAQDEAIQEADTLLLTIPNTLGVEYNVHVLSSFLEHVAPGLGWR; translated from the coding sequence ATGAAAAAAATAGGTTTTTTATCCTTTGGTCACTGGGCCAATCATCCTGCGTATAGCACACAGACAGCAAGTGATACCCTTCTACAGTCTATAGATCTGGCAGTAGCAGCAGAAGAGCTCGGTATAGATGGGGCTTACTTCAGGGTACATCATTTTGCAAAGCAGCTGGCTTCTCCTTTTCCTTTGCTTTCAGCTATCGGAGCGAGAACCAGCAAAATTGAGATTGGCACCGGAGTGATCGATATGCGCTATGAGAATCCGTTGTATATGGTGGAAGATGCCGGAGCAGCCGATCTGATATCGGGCGGGCGGTTACAGTTAGGTATCAGCAGAGGTTCTCCCGAGCAGGTTATCGATGGCTGGCGTTATTTCGGCTATGCACTTTCTGAGGGTGAAACAGACGCAGATATGGGACGAAGGAAAGCGTTGGAATTTCTGGAAGGACTTCAGGGAAAAGGTTTTGCTGAGCCCAACCCCTATCCTATGTTTCCAAATCCACCGGGTTTGTTACGTTTAGAACCTCATTCGGAAGGCCTCAGAGATCGTATCTGGTGGGGTGCTGCATCAAATGCCACAGCAGTGTGGGCGGCACAGAACGGAATGCTTCTTCAAAGCTCCACTCTTAAATACGATGAAAGTGGTAAGCCTTTTCATGTACAGCAGGCAGAGCAGATCAGGTTATATAAAGAAGCCTGGAAAGAAGCGGGACATACGCGCGAACCACGTGTATCGGTGAGCAGATCTATATTTGCACTGGTCAATGATCAGGATCGTTATTATTTTGGCCATGAAGCTGAAAGAGACGATAAGATCGGAATGATTGAAGCAGATAAACGGGCCATTTTCGGCAGAAGTTATGCTGCAGAACCGGATCAGCTTATCCGTGAACTGGCACAGGATGAGGCCATACAAGAGGCAGACACACTCTTGCTTACTATCCCCAATACATTGGGAGTAGAGTATAATGTACATGTACTCTCTTCTTTTTTGGAACATGTAGCTCCTGGCCTGGGATGGCGGTAA